The Macaca nemestrina isolate mMacNem1 chromosome 6, mMacNem.hap1, whole genome shotgun sequence genome window below encodes:
- the LOC105480924 gene encoding THO complex subunit 3 isoform X2: MAVPTAAMGPSALGQSGPGSMAPWCSVSSGPSRYVLGMQELFRGHSKTREFLAHSAKVHSVAWSCDGRRLASGSFDKTASVFLLEKDRLVKENNYRGHGDSVDQLCWHPSNPDLFVTASGDKTIRIWDVRTTKCIATVNTKGENINICWSPDGQTIAVGNKDDVVTFIDAKTHRSKAEEQFKFEVNEISWNNDNNMFFLTNGNGCINILSYPELKPVQSINAHPSNCICIKFDPMGKYFATGSADALVSLWDVDELVCVRCFSRLDWPVRTLSFSHDGKMLASASEDHFIDIAEVETGDKLWEVQCESPTFTVAWHPKRPLLAFACDDKDGKYDSSREAGTVKLFGLPNDS; this comes from the exons ATGGCGGTGCCCACTGCAGCCATGGGGCCCTCGGCGTTGGGCCAGAGCGGCCCCGGCTCGATGGCCCCGTGGTGCTCAGTGAGCAGCGGCCCGTCGCGCTACGTGCTTGGGATGCAGGAGCTGTTCCGGGGCCACAGCAAGACGCGCGAGTTCCTGGCGCACAGCGCCAAGGTGCACTCGGTGGCCTGGAGTTGCGACGGGCGTCGCCTAGCCTCGGGGTCCTTCGACAAGACGGCCAGTGTCTTCTTGCTGGAGAAGGACCGGTTG GTCAAGGAAAACAATTATCGGGGACATGGGGATAGTGTGGACCAGCTTTGTTGGCATCCAAGTAATCCTGACCTATTCGTTACCGCGTCCGGAGATAAAACCATTCGCATCTGGGATGTCAGGACTACAAAATGCATTGCCACTGTGAACACTAAAG GGGAGAACATTAATATCTGCTGGAGTCCTGATGGGCAGACCATTGCTGTAGGCAACAAAGATGATGTGGTGACCTTTATTGATGCCAAGACACACCGTTCCAAAGCAGAAGAGCAGTTCAAGTTCGAGGTCAACGAAATCTCCTGGAACAATGACAACAACATGTTCTTCCTGACAAATGGCAATGGTTGTATCAACATCCTCAG CTACCCAGAACTGAAGCCTGTGCAGTCCATCAACGCCCATCCTTCCAACTGCATCTGTATCAAGTTTGACCCGATGGGGAAGTACTTTGCCACAGGAAGTGCAGATGCTTTGGTTAGCCTCTGGGATGTGGATGAGTTAGTGTGTGTTCGGTGCTTTTCCAG GCTGGATTGGCCTGTAAGGACCCTCAGTTTCAGCCATGATGGGAAAATGCTGGCGTCAGCATCGGAAGACCATTTTATTGACATTGCTGAAGTGGAGACAG GGGACAAACTATGGGAGGTACAGTGTGAGTCTCCGACCTTCACAGTGGCGTGGCACCCCAAAAGGCCTCTGCTGGCATTTGCCTGTGATGACAAAGACGGCAAATATGACAGCAGCCGGGAAGCCGGAACTGTGAAGCTGTTTGGGCTTCCTAATGATTCTTGA
- the LOC105480924 gene encoding THO complex subunit 3 isoform X1, translating to MRAAAAPGLIAPWRLLACCELGARHGGAHCSHGALGVGPERPRLDGPVVLSEQRPVALRAWDAGAVPGPQQDARVPGAQRQGALGGLELRRASPSLGVLRQDGQCLLAGEGPVKENNYRGHGDSVDQLCWHPSNPDLFVTASGDKTIRIWDVRTTKCIATVNTKGENINICWSPDGQTIAVGNKDDVVTFIDAKTHRSKAEEQFKFEVNEISWNNDNNMFFLTNGNGCINILSYPELKPVQSINAHPSNCICIKFDPMGKYFATGSADALVSLWDVDELVCVRCFSRLDWPVRTLSFSHDGKMLASASEDHFIDIAEVETGDKLWEVQCESPTFTVAWHPKRPLLAFACDDKDGKYDSSREAGTVKLFGLPNDS from the exons ATGCGTGCGGCAGCGGCGCCAGGACTGATTGCACCCTGGCGGCTGCTGGCGTGTTGTGAGCTGGGAGCTCGGCATGGCGGTGCCCACTGCAGCCATGGGGCCCTCGGCGTTGGGCCAGAGCGGCCCCGGCTCGATGGCCCCGTGGTGCTCAGTGAGCAGCGGCCCGTCGCGCTACGTGCTTGGGATGCAGGAGCTGTTCCGGGGCCACAGCAAGACGCGCGAGTTCCTGGCGCACAGCGCCAAGGTGCACTCGGTGGCCTGGAGTTGCGACGGGCGTCGCCTAGCCTCGGGGTCCTTCGACAAGACGGCCAGTGTCTTCTTGCTGGAGAAGGACCG GTCAAGGAAAACAATTATCGGGGACATGGGGATAGTGTGGACCAGCTTTGTTGGCATCCAAGTAATCCTGACCTATTCGTTACCGCGTCCGGAGATAAAACCATTCGCATCTGGGATGTCAGGACTACAAAATGCATTGCCACTGTGAACACTAAAG GGGAGAACATTAATATCTGCTGGAGTCCTGATGGGCAGACCATTGCTGTAGGCAACAAAGATGATGTGGTGACCTTTATTGATGCCAAGACACACCGTTCCAAAGCAGAAGAGCAGTTCAAGTTCGAGGTCAACGAAATCTCCTGGAACAATGACAACAACATGTTCTTCCTGACAAATGGCAATGGTTGTATCAACATCCTCAG CTACCCAGAACTGAAGCCTGTGCAGTCCATCAACGCCCATCCTTCCAACTGCATCTGTATCAAGTTTGACCCGATGGGGAAGTACTTTGCCACAGGAAGTGCAGATGCTTTGGTTAGCCTCTGGGATGTGGATGAGTTAGTGTGTGTTCGGTGCTTTTCCAG GCTGGATTGGCCTGTAAGGACCCTCAGTTTCAGCCATGATGGGAAAATGCTGGCGTCAGCATCGGAAGACCATTTTATTGACATTGCTGAAGTGGAGACAG GGGACAAACTATGGGAGGTACAGTGTGAGTCTCCGACCTTCACAGTGGCGTGGCACCCCAAAAGGCCTCTGCTGGCATTTGCCTGTGATGACAAAGACGGCAAATATGACAGCAGCCGGGAAGCCGGAACTGTGAAGCTGTTTGGGCTTCCTAATGATTCTTGA